The following coding sequences are from one Bradyrhizobium sp. 200 window:
- a CDS encoding TauD/TfdA family dioxygenase: protein MKQTASTESVIPLTDVVKRAARIGVEIRNIKLSGDLPSQTIAGINSLLLEHKVIFFRDQGHLDDAEQERFAACLGRLVPHPTLGTINGTTSIIELDSARGGSRADVWHADGTFLAAYPRLAVLRAIVVPSSGGDTIWSNAVAAYLDLPRPLQRLADELWTVHSNAFDYAGTCRVREIDQKHFDEVFTKTIYETEHPVVRVHPETSERALVLGDLVQRFIDIPKRDGQKLFDLFQSHITAPENTVRWSWKEGDVAIWDNRATQHYAVNDYGDQHRVVHRATIDGDAPVSVDGRCSVTRLKTTKHPSTKVA from the coding sequence TCAAGCTCTCGGGTGATTTACCGAGCCAAACCATCGCTGGGATCAACAGCTTGCTGCTCGAACACAAGGTGATCTTCTTCCGCGATCAGGGGCATCTTGATGACGCGGAGCAGGAGCGTTTTGCTGCCTGTTTGGGAAGGCTGGTGCCGCATCCGACACTCGGTACGATCAATGGAACGACCTCGATCATCGAGCTTGATTCCGCGCGCGGAGGTAGCCGGGCTGATGTATGGCACGCCGATGGAACCTTTCTCGCGGCGTATCCTAGACTTGCGGTGCTGCGAGCCATTGTGGTCCCATCGTCCGGTGGCGATACGATTTGGTCGAACGCTGTGGCCGCCTATCTGGATCTGCCGCGGCCGCTCCAACGGCTTGCCGACGAACTCTGGACCGTTCACAGCAACGCCTTTGACTACGCCGGGACCTGCCGTGTTCGCGAAATCGACCAGAAGCATTTTGATGAGGTCTTTACCAAAACGATCTATGAGACGGAGCACCCGGTGGTCCGTGTACATCCCGAGACCAGCGAGCGCGCGCTGGTGCTCGGCGATCTGGTGCAAAGGTTTATCGATATCCCAAAACGCGACGGTCAGAAGCTGTTTGATCTATTCCAGTCTCATATCACGGCACCCGAAAACACCGTACGCTGGAGCTGGAAAGAAGGCGATGTCGCGATCTGGGATAACCGCGCAACGCAGCATTATGCGGTCAACGATTACGGTGACCAGCATCGCGTCGTTCATCGTGCCACAATCGATGGTGACGCGCCCGTCAGCGTCGACGGTCGATGCAGTGTAACGCGCCTCAAGACGACGAAGCACCCGTCCACGAAGGTTGCCTAG